A window of the Mesoplasma florum L1 genome harbors these coding sequences:
- the pheS gene encoding phenylalanine--tRNA ligase subunit alpha, translated as MLKKINKIKDQFISDLNKVKTIEEAEKLKKSLLGKESELSEILKSLKDSDTNDKQAIGIASHELRTFIASTIDEFVARIKKEALDAKLASEKIDVSLTGTLARFGTKHPLNIVVEEITQIFTEIGFDVLNGNDVESDEYCFQKLNLPVGHPARDMQDTFYIDEETVLSTHCTHMTARVLTQMAKDENFEGNYACVAIGNVYRRDDDDATHSHQFMQLDLLCIGKKITFANLKWVLKYMCKRLFGEEVNIRLRPSLFPFTEPSVEVDVSCFKCSGKGCSICKYSGWIEILGSGIINEQVMLLNGMDPEKNTALAFGAGIERIAMLKFGISNIRNLYENNVQFLEQFKFYGE; from the coding sequence ATGTTAAAAAAAATTAATAAGATTAAAGATCAATTTATATCTGATTTAAATAAAGTAAAAACAATTGAAGAAGCTGAAAAATTGAAAAAGTCTTTATTAGGTAAAGAATCAGAATTAAGTGAAATTTTGAAATCTTTAAAAGATTCTGATACTAATGATAAACAAGCTATTGGAATTGCCAGTCATGAGTTAAGAACATTTATTGCATCAACAATTGATGAATTTGTAGCAAGAATTAAAAAAGAAGCGCTTGATGCAAAATTAGCTAGTGAAAAAATTGACGTTTCACTAACAGGTACATTAGCAAGATTTGGAACTAAACACCCTCTTAATATTGTTGTTGAAGAGATTACACAAATCTTTACAGAAATTGGTTTTGATGTATTAAATGGAAATGATGTTGAAAGCGATGAATATTGTTTTCAAAAATTAAACTTGCCAGTGGGGCACCCTGCTAGAGATATGCAAGACACTTTCTATATAGATGAAGAAACTGTTTTAAGTACTCACTGTACACATATGACAGCTAGAGTTTTAACACAAATGGCTAAAGACGAAAACTTTGAAGGTAACTATGCCTGTGTTGCTATTGGTAATGTTTATCGAAGAGATGACGATGATGCAACTCATTCACACCAGTTCATGCAATTAGATTTATTATGTATTGGTAAAAAAATTACTTTTGCTAACTTAAAATGAGTTTTAAAATACATGTGTAAAAGATTATTTGGTGAAGAAGTTAATATTAGATTAAGACCAAGTCTATTCCCATTCACCGAACCAAGTGTAGAAGTTGATGTAAGTTGTTTTAAATGTTCTGGTAAAGGTTGTTCAATTTGTAAATATTCAGGTTGAATTGAAATATTAGGATCAGGAATTATTAATGAACAAGTTATGCTATTAAATGGAATGGATCCAGAAAAAAATACTGCGTTAGCTTTTGGTGCAGGTATTGAAAGAATAGCAATGCTTAAATTTGGAATTTCAAACATTAGAAACTTATATGAAAATAATGTTCAATTTTTAGAACAATTTAAATTTTATGGAGAGTAG
- a CDS encoding ABC transporter permease, translating to MNKIMKSYLKTFFKNWLSTLFMIIFIVTLAASVIGMLATPLQIYSKMNSAQQQNVAYNSNFSSASEDMLYSEEFITKYAKDYLDPKFIEFLNAKLWTDSTNKKDKDYYLNWNNFNSEEKERITLQVNSSLRRYRLSANSTAFELSYKDSANFDSKFELPTPQEVFKYHVQKSLELGLYDLENFLQNDDETNIYSSVASIGFSTLYRILNFAYVNGIIQDINSISSITNLDDIKNLIANWNPKTIKISSYTVFNSEYSKILANEKYQHDDRILLFNEILNKNNDESNYEININKNFVFQKSEAGVLTSSQTFEIRTDSTNEFNNIIFDKGNKKSRKTESWNLNKQPEIIISSAFASANNIKIGDEIKMPIANSNNLIFNAILSNKIVQSILPTESFFANQSTTVKIVGIGQTFDDFVPGNNFSAFSQSMETYGFIYLNQKFINKFRDYSWNLLSNEASYNLELKIKNVNSTNEIPFELFKTNDDVKILSNLENNFIPWSETKVAKALENLQIRIIINVVLGTIILVLAFLFINFQLKKEMNETRKQLGIFKSFGYKTSELSWIFSIKTGILFFISLIFGFIISIPIQTFAAKAFENTVSISFSTIYLSPLFLFSLFILIPLLFILISYITTILYIKEPVLSLMSNSRKTKANIKQGILFKKIFAGEKFFNWRLRRAFVRTSKGKFYTVQTLFACASFTYILLFGAQSLMTKMLNQSFAVYNEKTDHYYNWWNSNPTLDITEGQNKFNYKYEWNRTSPDYNDYSEYKNTNEYLNKTSSEEYRFRIDAVIQMTNNYFMTLNSTDKANFLLPRSEMYFILNNMLNIKTNDLILEESSNNSFIKTIMSYNLNSQNSAFIKGVEEIKLTGTTSQILDLNEKTNESNSLSIASMQSDIVKHIFSKDLSYIFAVKIAQIDLTISALQEIIGKSNQIIEINDLVGATTTNEYIDNAYQKLYTNKLINKVNIYDTKQRNLLDNWLLSQIDEIFSNDLKQYIPLLVRANFTNMNSVATNVFQTTQLTDFDNYDENDYMLNINNVMYDKENEVLFDWIGLSQSGQYNDVDVYARLVNTQSNQYGNFENMFNFEDVSTSEIERFKNSAQENVNSNIVNAIIPYSMARNQNIKINDIIEFKTKTLDPQTVQLRVVGINKAETIKLGTDNIWINSEDFKTKFYDESLPVRFSSLYSKNEMISVNTKTSDFMELFYSIKIIEKNSSILINEDTPIMLDILRPVFKYTNSLSPNVTTNLKSVVNPYFLNFSSRTSTVSFIINNLVINKATEIVDRVMLIFVLLTTVLLAIILVVIIGIIVEEAKIVILTLQALGYKDKEINWVVMGSYAIGALISFIAAYIASVIFWKILLTWIANKFSVYIFMTVDLKTILITLSVMSVVLLFGWYASNKQVKRNPLTQITSLA from the coding sequence ATGAATAAAATAATGAAAAGTTATCTAAAAACTTTTTTTAAAAACTGATTATCAACTTTATTCATGATAATTTTTATTGTTACATTAGCTGCATCAGTCATTGGGATGTTAGCAACACCTTTACAAATATATTCAAAAATGAATTCAGCACAACAACAAAATGTAGCTTATAATTCAAATTTTTCTTCTGCTAGTGAAGATATGCTTTACAGTGAGGAATTTATAACTAAGTATGCAAAAGATTATTTAGATCCTAAATTTATAGAATTTTTAAATGCAAAATTATGAACTGATTCAACAAATAAAAAAGATAAAGATTATTATTTAAATTGAAATAATTTTAATTCTGAGGAAAAAGAAAGAATAACATTACAAGTCAATTCATCTTTAAGAAGATATAGATTATCAGCTAATTCTACAGCATTTGAATTATCATACAAAGATTCAGCAAACTTTGATTCAAAATTTGAATTACCTACACCTCAAGAAGTTTTTAAATATCATGTTCAAAAATCATTAGAGTTAGGTTTATATGATTTAGAAAATTTTTTACAAAACGATGATGAAACTAATATTTATTCTTCAGTTGCAAGTATAGGATTTTCAACATTATATAGAATATTAAATTTTGCTTATGTGAATGGTATTATTCAAGATATAAATTCAATTTCATCAATAACTAATCTTGACGATATAAAAAATTTAATTGCTAACTGAAATCCTAAAACAATTAAAATTTCAAGTTATACAGTTTTTAATTCTGAGTATTCAAAAATTTTAGCAAATGAAAAATATCAACATGATGATAGAATACTACTTTTTAATGAAATTTTAAATAAAAATAATGATGAATCTAATTACGAAATAAACATTAATAAAAATTTTGTATTTCAAAAAAGTGAAGCAGGAGTTTTAACTAGTTCTCAAACTTTTGAAATAAGAACTGATTCAACTAATGAATTTAATAATATTATTTTTGATAAAGGTAATAAAAAATCAAGAAAAACTGAAAGTTGAAATTTAAACAAACAACCTGAAATTATTATTTCATCAGCTTTTGCAAGTGCAAATAATATTAAAATAGGTGATGAAATAAAAATGCCTATAGCTAATTCAAATAATTTAATATTTAATGCAATACTATCAAACAAAATAGTTCAAAGCATATTACCAACAGAAAGTTTTTTTGCAAATCAATCAACAACTGTTAAAATTGTTGGAATAGGGCAAACTTTTGATGACTTTGTTCCTGGTAATAACTTTTCAGCATTTTCACAAAGCATGGAAACTTATGGTTTTATTTATTTAAATCAAAAATTCATTAATAAATTTAGAGATTACTCTTGAAACCTATTAAGTAACGAAGCTTCATATAATTTAGAATTAAAGATAAAAAATGTAAACTCAACAAATGAAATACCTTTTGAACTATTTAAAACAAATGATGATGTTAAAATACTATCAAATTTAGAAAATAATTTTATTCCTTGAAGCGAAACAAAAGTTGCTAAAGCGTTAGAAAATCTACAAATTAGAATAATTATAAATGTTGTTTTAGGAACTATAATTTTAGTGCTAGCTTTCTTATTCATTAATTTTCAACTTAAAAAAGAAATGAATGAAACAAGAAAACAGTTAGGAATATTTAAATCATTTGGTTATAAAACTAGTGAGTTAAGTTGAATATTTTCAATAAAAACCGGTATTTTATTTTTTATTAGTTTAATCTTTGGATTTATAATTTCTATTCCTATACAGACTTTCGCTGCAAAGGCATTTGAAAATACTGTTTCAATTAGCTTTAGCACTATTTACTTAAGCCCATTATTCTTGTTTTCTCTATTTATTCTTATACCATTACTTTTTATTCTAATAAGTTACATAACAACTATCTTATATATAAAAGAGCCTGTTTTATCATTAATGTCTAATAGTAGAAAAACAAAAGCTAATATAAAACAAGGAATATTATTTAAAAAAATATTTGCAGGAGAAAAGTTTTTCAATTGAAGATTGAGAAGAGCTTTTGTTAGAACTTCAAAAGGAAAGTTTTATACTGTTCAAACATTATTTGCATGTGCATCATTTACTTATATATTATTATTTGGTGCTCAAAGTTTAATGACAAAAATGTTAAATCAATCGTTTGCAGTTTATAACGAAAAAACAGATCATTACTATAATTGATGAAATTCTAATCCAACATTAGATATTACTGAAGGACAAAATAAATTTAATTACAAATATGAATGAAATAGAACATCTCCTGATTATAATGATTATTCTGAATATAAAAATACAAATGAATATTTGAACAAAACATCTTCAGAAGAATATAGATTTAGAATAGATGCAGTAATTCAAATGACTAATAACTATTTTATGACATTAAATTCAACTGATAAAGCTAATTTCTTATTACCAAGAAGTGAAATGTATTTTATTTTAAACAATATGTTGAACATTAAAACAAATGATTTAATCTTAGAAGAAAGTAGTAATAATAGTTTTATAAAAACAATTATGTCATATAATTTAAATTCTCAAAATTCTGCTTTTATAAAAGGTGTTGAGGAAATTAAATTAACTGGAACAACTTCTCAAATATTAGATTTAAATGAAAAAACAAACGAAAGTAATTCTTTATCAATTGCATCTATGCAATCTGATATTGTAAAACATATTTTCAGTAAGGATTTATCTTATATTTTTGCAGTAAAAATAGCTCAAATTGATTTAACAATTTCTGCATTACAAGAAATTATAGGTAAGTCTAATCAAATAATTGAGATAAACGATCTAGTTGGAGCAACAACAACAAATGAATATATTGATAATGCGTATCAAAAATTATATACAAACAAGTTAATTAATAAAGTTAATATCTATGACACAAAACAAAGAAACTTATTAGACAATTGATTATTAAGTCAAATTGATGAGATATTTTCTAATGATTTAAAACAGTATATACCGCTTTTAGTTAGAGCTAATTTTACAAATATGAATTCGGTTGCAACAAATGTATTTCAAACAACACAATTAACAGATTTTGATAATTATGATGAAAATGATTACATGTTAAATATTAATAATGTTATGTATGATAAAGAAAATGAAGTCTTATTTGACTGAATTGGTTTATCACAAAGCGGCCAATATAATGATGTTGATGTTTATGCAAGATTAGTAAATACTCAGTCTAATCAATATGGAAATTTTGAAAATATGTTTAATTTTGAAGATGTATCAACTTCTGAAATTGAAAGATTTAAAAATTCAGCTCAAGAGAATGTAAATTCAAATATTGTTAATGCAATAATTCCATATAGTATGGCTAGAAATCAAAATATAAAGATTAACGACATTATAGAATTTAAAACTAAAACATTAGATCCCCAAACAGTTCAACTTAGAGTTGTAGGAATTAATAAAGCAGAAACTATAAAATTAGGCACAGATAATATTTGAATTAATTCAGAAGATTTTAAAACTAAATTTTATGATGAAAGCCTTCCAGTGAGATTTTCAAGTTTATATTCAAAAAATGAAATGATTTCAGTTAATACAAAAACTAGTGATTTTATGGAATTATTTTATTCAATTAAAATTATTGAAAAAAATTCATCAATTTTAATTAATGAAGATACACCAATAATGTTAGATATTTTAAGACCAGTTTTCAAATATACTAATTCTTTGAGTCCAAATGTAACTACAAACTTAAAATCTGTTGTTAATCCATATTTCTTAAACTTTTCTTCAAGAACATCAACAGTTTCTTTTATCATAAATAATTTAGTTATAAATAAAGCAACTGAAATAGTTGATAGAGTTATGTTAATATTTGTATTATTAACAACTGTTCTTCTTGCAATAATTCTAGTTGTAATTATTGGTATCATAGTTGAAGAAGCTAAAATAGTTATATTAACTCTACAAGCTTTAGGTTATAAAGATAAAGAAATAAATTGAGTTGTAATGGGTAGTTATGCTATTGGGGCTTTAATATCTTTTATAGCTGCATATATTGCGTCTGTTATATTCTGAAAAATATTATTAACATGAATAGCAAACAAGTTTAGTGTTTATATTTTTATGACAGTTGATTTAAAAACTATTTTAATAACTTTATCAGTTATGTCAGTAGTTTTACTATTTGGTTGGTATGCATCAAATAAACAAGTAAAAAGAAACCCTTTAACTCAAATAACAAGTTTAGCGTAG